In Flavobacteriales bacterium, one genomic interval encodes:
- a CDS encoding sterol desaturase, translating to MRPISEYWDLFAASFKQFAEYTWAEITFAVEPWYVNYFWWLVLLSIVVWGLEILFPWRKDQAIIRKDFWLDAFYMFFNFYIFKIIIFFAFSNLTEAFFSDILGGDVSRYALIDIGTMPGWLQLVVFFVATDFIQWFTHVLLHRYEFLWRFH from the coding sequence ATGAGACCAATTTCTGAATACTGGGATTTATTCGCTGCCTCTTTCAAGCAATTTGCTGAATACACCTGGGCGGAGATCACCTTCGCTGTTGAGCCTTGGTATGTGAACTATTTCTGGTGGTTGGTCCTCCTCTCTATAGTCGTGTGGGGATTGGAGATCCTCTTTCCTTGGCGTAAGGACCAAGCCATCATCCGCAAGGACTTCTGGCTGGATGCCTTCTACATGTTCTTCAACTTCTACATCTTCAAGATCATCATCTTCTTTGCCTTCTCCAATCTCACCGAGGCCTTCTTCAGCGATATACTTGGGGGTGATGTGAGCAGGTATGCGCTCATCGATATCGGCACGATGCCAGGATGGCTCCAATTGGTCGTCTTCTTCGTGGCCACGGATTTCATCCAATGGTTCACCCATGTGCTCTTGCATCGCTATGAATTCCTGTGGAGATTCCAC